Proteins encoded in a region of the Thermoplasmata archaeon genome:
- the leuS gene encoding leucine--tRNA ligase, whose translation MAYDYGTMEKKWQTRWIEAGLDKSERDDSKPKFMAIFAYPGVTGYLHVGHLRGYTYLDAIARYKRMTGYNVLFPVGTHATGNGGISLYRRISRGDEGTIDYLKRNGCTDEDIAKMKDPLSVIEFFNNVYQNDYWRRFGFLSDWRRFTCTLYPDYAKFIEWQFMKLHDAGMLIQKPYYAPVCPNCGPVAVDASETDISKGGKAETQEYTLLKFKHGDEFLIAATLRPETVYGQVCFWVDPETEYNKVRYNGETWIVSHQAAEKLQLQKDGVEVVGKVPGKEMVGWMCEAPMIHREIPVFPATFVNPDVGTGLVTSVPSDAPDDWISLEAIKKNPEMITKYGLTQDILDKTVPISIIEMKGYGDFPAKDIIDKLGIKEPGDPKLLDAKHIVYKDGFHTGKMKDICGEFAGLRVQEAQEKMKQAMIAAGEADVFHDLTEEVVCRCGSRVHIKRIDDQWFINYADPKYTQMTKDHCKDMELNPPEWSDNVYGVLDWFRERACVRLGNWLGTKFPYDKKWIIEAISDSTLYPVYYIISIYANEGQIKPEQMTEAFFDYTILGKGDIGQVSDSTGVPTDLLDKIRKDVLYWYPLDLNLGGKEHMTVHFPAFLMNHVAILPPEMWPKGITVNWYITGKKDKTGEATKISKSKGGAQPIPGAAAKFGVDAMRLYYANVASMFVDVEWDEDTVNTYRQRTDRIMIAVQDLIASESDSPKTDIDSWLISRFNNHLANIRKAMDKNDLRAMTTIVYFDMFNDMKWYNRRGGNNKETILDALRIWIQCMMPVTPHVAEELWEQAGFEGLVSAGQLPEPDQSKISISAEYGENLLREAMSDITEIRKIAGIDVKKIVLYTSSQWKRDVMQMALDMMKEGKLTIPDLTKACMAREDLRKNGKAVSSLAQKVAVEFSRSTIEQKLPLVTTDEAALFGSAAKFLSEENGVPVEVYSADAEGIYDPQGKAKVAVPGRPAIYLE comes from the coding sequence ATGGCATACGATTACGGAACGATGGAGAAGAAATGGCAGACCCGCTGGATAGAAGCAGGTCTGGACAAGTCTGAAAGGGACGACAGTAAGCCGAAATTCATGGCTATCTTCGCATACCCCGGAGTAACGGGATACCTGCATGTCGGACACCTGAGAGGATACACCTACCTTGATGCCATTGCAAGGTACAAGCGTATGACAGGCTACAACGTTCTCTTCCCCGTAGGAACCCACGCCACTGGTAACGGAGGAATCAGCCTTTACAGGAGGATCTCCAGAGGGGACGAGGGTACCATAGATTATCTCAAGAGGAACGGCTGCACAGATGAGGATATCGCCAAGATGAAGGATCCTCTGTCTGTCATCGAGTTCTTCAATAACGTATATCAGAACGATTACTGGCGCAGGTTCGGATTCCTGTCCGACTGGCGCAGATTCACATGTACGCTCTATCCCGACTATGCGAAGTTCATCGAATGGCAGTTCATGAAGCTCCATGATGCAGGCATGCTGATCCAAAAGCCCTACTATGCACCAGTATGCCCTAACTGTGGACCCGTGGCAGTCGACGCATCCGAGACAGACATATCCAAGGGAGGAAAGGCTGAGACGCAGGAGTATACCCTTCTGAAATTCAAGCACGGCGATGAATTCCTCATTGCGGCAACACTCAGACCCGAGACTGTTTACGGACAGGTCTGTTTCTGGGTCGATCCAGAGACAGAATACAACAAGGTCAGATACAACGGCGAGACTTGGATCGTATCCCATCAGGCCGCAGAGAAGCTCCAGCTACAGAAAGATGGGGTTGAAGTTGTCGGTAAGGTCCCCGGAAAGGAAATGGTCGGCTGGATGTGCGAAGCGCCCATGATTCATCGCGAGATTCCTGTGTTCCCTGCCACATTCGTCAATCCCGATGTGGGTACTGGACTGGTCACATCTGTCCCGTCGGACGCGCCCGACGATTGGATTTCTCTGGAAGCGATCAAGAAGAATCCAGAGATGATCACCAAATACGGTCTCACGCAGGATATTCTGGACAAGACTGTCCCCATCTCGATCATCGAGATGAAGGGATACGGAGACTTCCCAGCAAAGGATATCATCGACAAGCTGGGAATCAAGGAACCTGGCGACCCCAAGCTTCTGGATGCAAAGCACATCGTCTATAAGGACGGATTCCACACCGGAAAGATGAAGGACATCTGTGGAGAGTTCGCAGGTCTTCGTGTCCAGGAGGCACAGGAGAAGATGAAGCAGGCCATGATTGCAGCAGGAGAGGCCGATGTCTTCCACGATCTCACAGAGGAGGTAGTCTGCAGATGCGGATCCCGCGTTCACATTAAGAGGATCGACGACCAATGGTTCATCAACTACGCAGATCCCAAATACACTCAGATGACGAAGGACCACTGCAAGGACATGGAGCTCAACCCTCCAGAGTGGAGCGACAATGTCTATGGTGTCCTCGATTGGTTCAGGGAGAGGGCATGTGTTAGGCTCGGAAACTGGCTCGGAACCAAGTTCCCCTATGATAAGAAATGGATCATAGAGGCCATCTCTGATTCCACCCTCTATCCAGTCTATTACATAATATCGATATACGCTAACGAAGGGCAGATCAAGCCCGAGCAGATGACGGAGGCCTTCTTCGACTATACGATACTTGGCAAAGGGGACATCGGACAGGTGTCTGACAGCACGGGCGTCCCTACGGATCTCCTCGATAAGATCAGGAAGGATGTGCTCTACTGGTATCCTCTGGACCTCAATCTCGGAGGAAAGGAGCACATGACCGTCCACTTCCCTGCTTTCCTGATGAACCATGTGGCCATTCTCCCGCCAGAGATGTGGCCCAAGGGAATCACGGTCAATTGGTATATCACTGGAAAGAAGGACAAGACCGGCGAGGCTACAAAGATCTCCAAATCCAAAGGAGGGGCCCAACCGATTCCCGGAGCTGCGGCCAAATTCGGTGTAGACGCCATGAGGCTGTACTACGCCAATGTGGCATCCATGTTCGTGGATGTGGAGTGGGATGAGGACACTGTGAACACCTACCGTCAGAGGACGGACAGGATCATGATTGCGGTCCAGGACCTCATTGCATCCGAATCAGATTCGCCGAAGACGGACATCGATTCATGGCTCATCTCAAGGTTCAACAACCATCTGGCCAACATCAGGAAGGCCATGGACAAGAACGATCTCAGAGCGATGACAACCATCGTGTACTTCGATATGTTCAATGACATGAAATGGTACAACAGGCGCGGCGGAAACAACAAGGAGACCATCCTGGATGCACTCAGGATATGGATCCAATGCATGATGCCTGTCACCCCGCATGTCGCTGAGGAACTCTGGGAGCAGGCAGGATTCGAGGGGCTCGTATCCGCAGGTCAGCTGCCCGAGCCCGACCAGTCGAAGATATCCATATCTGCGGAGTATGGGGAGAACCTCCTTAGGGAGGCCATGTCCGACATCACCGAGATCAGGAAGATCGCAGGAATCGATGTGAAGAAGATCGTCCTGTACACGTCATCTCAGTGGAAGAGGGACGTCATGCAGATGGCCCTCGATATGATGAAGGAGGGCAAGCTCACCATCCCCGATCTGACCAAGGCCTGCATGGCCCGCGAGGACCTGAGGAAGAACGGTAAGGCCGTATCATCACTTGCCCAGAAGGTTGCAGTGGAGTTCTCCAGATCTACAATAGAGCAGAAACTCCCGCTGGTCACCACTGATGAGGCTGCACTGTTCGGTTCAGCCGCGAAGTTCCTTTCAGAAGAGAACGGGGTCCCTGTCGAAGTATATTCAGCAGATGCTGAAGGAATATACGATCCTCAGGGTAAGGCAAAGGTCGCAGTTCCCGGAAGGCCTGCTATCTATCTAGAGTGA
- a CDS encoding UbiX family flavin prenyltransferase gives MRFVVAITGASGSIYGIRLLQELKGEKILVMSETAKAILTAETDYTVEEVYSLADQVFEDDQMFASIASGSYNYDAMVVAPCSESSLAKFACGIGDTLISRSVAVCLKENRKLILLPRETPKSAIMLENELKLARLGVRIVDANPGFYPKPKTVDDLVNIVVGRCLDQIGQEHKLYKRWE, from the coding sequence ATGAGATTCGTAGTAGCTATCACAGGTGCATCAGGTTCCATCTATGGTATCCGGCTCCTTCAGGAACTCAAGGGAGAGAAGATCCTGGTCATGTCTGAAACAGCGAAAGCCATTCTTACAGCTGAGACGGATTACACTGTTGAAGAGGTATATTCTTTGGCTGATCAAGTGTTCGAAGACGATCAGATGTTCGCATCGATAGCTTCAGGGAGTTACAATTATGATGCTATGGTGGTTGCACCGTGCAGCGAATCGTCTCTTGCAAAATTCGCATGCGGCATAGGAGATACTCTGATTTCGCGCTCAGTTGCCGTATGTCTGAAGGAGAATAGGAAACTGATTCTTCTTCCCAGGGAGACACCGAAAAGCGCGATTATGCTGGAGAATGAGCTCAAACTTGCGAGATTGGGGGTGCGCATCGTGGATGCCAACCCTGGATTCTACCCAAAACCGAAGACGGTCGACGATCTGGTTAACATAGTAGTCGGCAGATGTCTGGACCAGATCGGCCAGGAACACAAACTTTACAAAAGATGGGAGTGA
- a CDS encoding DUF2029 domain-containing protein, with the protein MMGFFRDDRFFCKGMIITIILGIAIRLIIGVVLKFNEDAYSWAVIISNIEAGSGLYDVSGYNYPPVWGYILAFFSQIMTSLGVADMGVMNPELLHIEPDRIAYVTTFEFNFALTVMLTIADLMTAYVAYYIAKDLTSDEIKAKITFALFFLAFHVIIICTSSAMFDSISALLTMLCVLMLVKGKDILAGGLLATAVFLKLFPGFIIFILIAYLIVNDRDQWKKRLFMAASGAIAVSAVIMVPHILEGHLVDSLSFIFARVTSDTGIGGWIISHTSTLMYVIILVLEVLLAIHYYKKKPEGNGQFFLYVFIAVIIVLLYPGTPQYVILMTPFLAIAASVYNQKFRKPLFAMMVFTSMFALSSLDVQFLTVQTYTELMSMELWDSIHELFHDNYLYVLIGGIGGVGQYICILWTMVIALEEAGINVLKTISKRIRSKDAENSA; encoded by the coding sequence ATGATGGGATTCTTCAGAGACGATCGGTTCTTCTGCAAGGGAATGATCATTACCATCATCCTCGGAATTGCGATAAGACTAATCATAGGCGTAGTCCTGAAGTTTAACGAGGATGCATACTCGTGGGCAGTAATAATCTCAAACATCGAAGCCGGGAGCGGCTTGTACGATGTGTCCGGATACAACTATCCGCCGGTATGGGGGTATATCCTGGCCTTCTTCTCGCAGATTATGACTAGCCTGGGCGTAGCAGATATGGGGGTCATGAATCCCGAATTGCTCCACATCGAACCGGACCGCATCGCCTACGTGACCACGTTCGAATTCAATTTCGCCCTCACGGTGATGCTCACGATAGCGGATCTGATGACTGCGTATGTCGCATATTATATAGCGAAAGATCTAACCAGTGATGAGATCAAGGCGAAGATTACCTTCGCTCTGTTCTTCCTGGCCTTCCATGTCATCATAATATGCACATCATCGGCCATGTTCGATTCCATATCTGCCCTCTTGACCATGCTCTGCGTCCTGATGCTGGTCAAAGGAAAGGATATCCTGGCTGGAGGATTGCTGGCGACAGCGGTCTTCCTGAAACTGTTCCCAGGATTCATCATATTCATTCTTATCGCGTATCTCATCGTCAACGACAGAGACCAATGGAAAAAGAGGCTGTTCATGGCCGCTTCTGGAGCCATTGCTGTTTCTGCAGTCATAATGGTCCCGCATATACTCGAAGGACACCTAGTGGACAGCTTATCATTCATCTTTGCTAGAGTAACCAGCGATACGGGCATTGGAGGATGGATTATTAGCCATACTTCCACCCTGATGTATGTCATCATATTGGTTCTTGAAGTTCTCTTGGCGATACACTACTACAAAAAGAAACCAGAAGGGAATGGGCAGTTCTTCCTCTATGTGTTCATCGCAGTGATAATAGTCCTGCTGTATCCTGGAACGCCCCAATATGTGATCCTGATGACACCTTTCCTGGCGATAGCCGCATCCGTCTATAACCAAAAGTTCAGGAAGCCCCTGTTCGCCATGATGGTATTCACATCGATGTTCGCATTGAGTTCTCTGGATGTGCAATTCCTCACAGTCCAGACGTATACGGAGCTGATGTCAATGGAGCTATGGGATTCGATACACGAACTGTTCCATGACAACTACCTCTATGTGCTCATCGGAGGAATCGGCGGAGTAGGCCAGTATATCTGCATCCTCTGGACAATGGTGATAGCGCTGGAAGAGGCCGGCATCAACGTCTTGAAGACGATATCAAAGAGAATCAGATCCAAAGATGCAGAGAATTCGGCATGA
- a CDS encoding zinc-ribbon domain-containing protein, with product MTDDEIRFCYKCGASLPNGADFCPECGASIRNAGTSERVEYTARPSSGLKKDLGAIPILIMVYGILAIIGALLTLLVGASLESMIDTFREFVKEGVITQDDFDQLMNMLGLVDEAAIQAVKLKFITEGAILAISGILALVSANFCSKLQNFKVALTCCMVSSGVTLFMMVFLDPTGIILAVVGFIISYLIYQKKDLFTS from the coding sequence ATGACAGATGATGAGATACGGTTCTGTTACAAATGCGGAGCATCACTTCCGAATGGGGCTGATTTTTGCCCCGAGTGCGGCGCTTCGATAAGGAACGCAGGTACCTCCGAGCGTGTCGAATACACGGCAAGGCCTTCTTCAGGATTGAAGAAAGATCTTGGTGCGATCCCCATCCTCATCATGGTTTACGGCATTCTGGCCATAATCGGGGCATTATTGACCTTACTGGTCGGGGCATCACTCGAATCGATGATCGATACATTTCGCGAATTTGTCAAAGAAGGTGTCATCACCCAAGACGACTTCGATCAATTGATGAACATGCTGGGGCTGGTTGACGAGGCCGCCATTCAGGCAGTTAAACTCAAATTCATAACTGAAGGGGCGATTCTGGCCATCAGCGGAATTCTTGCTTTGGTATCGGCGAACTTCTGTAGCAAACTGCAGAACTTCAAGGTCGCTCTGACCTGCTGCATGGTATCATCAGGAGTCACCCTGTTCATGATGGTATTCCTTGACCCTACCGGAATCATACTGGCCGTTGTAGGTTTCATAATAAGCTACCTGATCTATCAGAAAAAGGACCTCTTCACAAGCTGA